Proteins encoded in a region of the Gopherus flavomarginatus isolate rGopFla2 chromosome 19, rGopFla2.mat.asm, whole genome shotgun sequence genome:
- the LOC127037675 gene encoding lysophosphatidic acid receptor 1-like has translation MNRHLNCSVNSTEIWSSHLVLALGIPQLIINVISVIFNCAVIITILSTKDLHKPIFILFCNLAFSDLLTSSSGFWISMLFITNPESTIFGSKDILIAYAFYTMSILSTIYNLVSIGIERYLAVAESLRMRCRVSRNQSLAAALINWALAVSLSCIPLMGWNCLHNKENMSALYSPFCVDYLILITIPNCAVAFILPLFTYLSIIAILRKQKFTMGACGQANGTYKSAEVQVARTSVFIWLLALVSYAPFVGGVVLDAANHLCPTDLYPSVYVFRNCTAMMITINSLGNPIIYTLQVKTLGSKLKFLKCPASNRVQVIGNI, from the coding sequence ATGAACAGACACCTGAACTGCTCTGTCAACAGCACTGAAATCTGGAGCTCGCATCTAGTCCTTGCACTGGGTATCCCTCAATTGATCATTAACGTAATATCTGTGATCTTCAACTGTGCGGTcatcattaccatattatctACAAAGGATCTGCATAAACCCATCTTTATTCTTTTCTGCAATTTGGCATTTTCTGATCTTCTCACCAGCTCTTCAGGCTTTTGGATTTCAATGCTGTTCATCACTAACCCAGAAAGCACAATCTTTGGATCCAAGGATATCCTCATAGCGTATGCCTTTTATACTATGTCTATTCTGTCTACCATCTATAACTTAGTCAGCATTGGAATTGAGCGCTACTTGGCTGTGGCAGAAAGCCTCAGGATGAGATGCAGGGTTTCCCGAAACCAGTCGCTGGCTGCAGCTCTAATTAACTGGGCACTTGCTGTCTCTTTGAGCTGTATACCTCTAATGGGGTGGAACTGCTTGCATAACAAAGAAAACATGTCTGCTCTCTACAGCCCATTTTGTGTTGACTACCTCATCTTAATCACCATCCCCAACTGTGCGGTGGCCTTTATCTTGCCTCTGTTCACCTACCTTAGCATCATTGCCATATTGAGGAAACAGAAGTTCACAATGGGAGCATGTGGACAAGCCAATGGCACCTACAAATCAGCTGAAGTCCAGGTTGCCAGAACTAGTGTCTTTATCTGGCTTCTGGCACTGGTTTCCTATGCACCTTTCGTTGGAGGAGTCGTGTTAGATGCAGCCAACCATCTGTGCCCCACTGACCTGTATCCAAGTGTCTATGTGTTTCGAAACTGTACTGCTATGATGATAACCATTAATTCTTTGGGGAACCCCATCATATACACGCTCCAAGTTAAAACATTGGGGAGTAAGCTCAAGTTTTTGAAGTGCCCTGCCAGCAACCGGGTGCAAGTCATTGGGAATATCTGA